Proteins from one Natrinema versiforme genomic window:
- a CDS encoding DUF2061 domain-containing protein yields the protein MVRNVISQSTLQAQKRAIVKTLCYRLFMLTITVTIAWIITGDISNAINIGIITNLLKTGTYYLYERIWDRITWGVIT from the coding sequence ATGGTGCGGAACGTGATCTCACAGTCAACGCTACAAGCCCAAAAACGTGCTATCGTCAAAACGCTGTGTTATCGACTGTTTATGCTAACGATTACCGTAACCATTGCGTGGATTATAACTGGTGATATAAGTAATGCAATTAATATAGGTATTATAACCAACTTATTAAAGACAGGAACGTACTATCTGTATGAACGTATATGGGATCGAATCACATGGGGAGTAATTACCTAA
- a CDS encoding nucleotidyltransferase family protein: MSPVQDRNEYTDSLPVMSVVDSDSARDRDLTIWGVLLAAGTSNRYGTENKLLESISGEPIVRHATRTLVSSSVDGVTVVAGYQADDIRTAVSGLDVEIRVNDDYEKGQSTSVQTGIETVCKHEADAAVIALGDMPCVASSTVNQLIAAYVTEKRPALAAAYRGQRGNPVLFDAQFFGALLSVTGDSGGRQLLLSADDGAAVETADPGVLRDIDLPSDLRNLE; this comes from the coding sequence ATGAGTCCGGTTCAGGATAGAAACGAGTATACGGACTCACTTCCTGTGATGTCAGTTGTTGATTCAGACAGTGCACGGGATCGTGACTTAACCATCTGGGGCGTTCTCCTCGCAGCCGGCACCAGCAATCGATACGGAACGGAAAATAAGCTACTTGAGTCAATCAGCGGTGAACCGATCGTCCGGCATGCGACACGGACACTCGTTTCGTCCAGCGTGGATGGCGTCACGGTGGTTGCCGGATACCAAGCGGACGACATTCGAACTGCTGTCAGCGGGCTCGATGTGGAAATACGCGTCAATGACGACTACGAAAAGGGACAGAGCACAAGCGTGCAGACGGGAATAGAAACGGTATGCAAGCACGAGGCCGACGCGGCGGTAATCGCACTTGGTGATATGCCATGCGTTGCATCATCGACGGTCAATCAACTCATCGCCGCATACGTTACTGAAAAACGGCCAGCGCTTGCAGCTGCCTACAGGGGACAGCGTGGAAACCCAGTCCTATTCGATGCTCAGTTCTTCGGTGCACTCCTCAGCGTTACGGGAGACAGCGGTGGCCGACAACTTCTTCTCTCCGCTGACGACGGGGCTGCTGTGGAGACGGCCGATCCCGGGGTTCTCCGGGATATTGACCTCCCGTCTGACTTGCGTAATCTCGAATAA
- a CDS encoding UbiD family decarboxylase codes for MTDNSNLRTFLSEIAQSEGLTEITNPISPDLAVTEVLWSFEQAHEKPAVWFDSVNAIDGTEAEYPVVTNLFADRKRCAQALNSTVRDVGLEYYERERQQRQIKPQRTESATAPVKDHVVTGQNCDLSTLPIITHHEGDAGPYITAGVCIVPSPPDKDWGYNAATIRLEYRGPRELGLFMIPGRHTASYFEAYEENDEDMPIAIVLGHHPTFHFGAQTLHSIDIDEYNVIGGMRKSALPVVESATLGDDLLIPADAEIVLEGEVQAGDRIEEGPFGEYAGYYGDQAADRHKVRVSGMNCRSDAIFHDIFAGHPDHLNLGGIPIEGRIYDSVKETVSSVENVYLPPSGNCRQHCYVKIDKKKPGQGRNAILAALAPYDLVKHVIIVDSDVNLFDDRDILWAIATRSQWDKDLIAEGGFSSITLDPSAENYEITARGGIDATMELDEEYPDRLESAGIDVEEFLDSATKTLDMPDR; via the coding sequence ATGACAGATAATTCAAACTTACGAACGTTCCTCTCGGAGATTGCTCAATCAGAGGGCCTAACCGAGATTACGAACCCGATTTCACCCGATCTTGCAGTGACGGAAGTACTCTGGTCATTCGAACAGGCTCACGAGAAACCGGCCGTCTGGTTCGACTCCGTTAACGCGATCGACGGAACCGAAGCGGAGTATCCAGTCGTCACGAACCTCTTCGCCGATCGAAAACGTTGTGCGCAAGCGCTTAATTCGACCGTCAGAGATGTTGGACTCGAATATTACGAACGGGAGCGCCAGCAGCGGCAAATCAAACCCCAACGAACGGAATCGGCGACTGCTCCTGTCAAGGATCACGTCGTAACAGGACAAAACTGTGATCTCTCGACGCTACCAATCATCACCCATCACGAGGGCGATGCCGGACCATATATCACGGCCGGTGTCTGTATCGTTCCGTCACCGCCGGACAAGGATTGGGGGTACAACGCCGCGACGATTCGACTTGAGTACCGCGGGCCTCGCGAGCTTGGATTATTTATGATCCCAGGTCGTCACACCGCGAGTTATTTCGAGGCATACGAGGAGAACGACGAAGACATGCCGATCGCGATCGTCTTGGGTCATCATCCGACATTCCATTTCGGTGCTCAGACGCTCCATTCGATCGACATCGATGAGTACAATGTGATCGGCGGGATGCGGAAGTCGGCATTACCTGTTGTGGAGTCGGCGACCCTAGGTGACGACCTTCTCATACCAGCGGACGCGGAGATCGTTCTCGAGGGGGAAGTACAAGCAGGCGATCGGATTGAAGAGGGACCATTCGGTGAATATGCTGGCTATTATGGGGACCAAGCGGCAGATAGACACAAAGTCCGGGTGTCAGGAATGAACTGCAGGTCAGATGCGATTTTTCACGATATCTTTGCCGGTCACCCAGATCACTTGAATCTCGGTGGCATTCCCATTGAAGGGCGTATTTATGATAGCGTCAAGGAAACTGTCTCGTCCGTCGAAAACGTATATCTACCACCGTCGGGTAACTGCCGCCAACACTGTTACGTGAAAATTGATAAGAAAAAACCCGGACAGGGACGGAACGCAATCCTCGCAGCACTCGCGCCGTACGATCTTGTCAAACACGTAATTATAGTTGACTCGGACGTGAATCTATTCGATGACAGAGATATTCTCTGGGCCATTGCGACACGATCTCAGTGGGATAAGGATCTGATTGCTGAAGGCGGTTTCAGTTCGATAACTCTTGATCCCTCCGCTGAAAATTACGAGATCACTGCCCGTGGCGGTATCGACGCGACGATGGAACTGGACGAGGAGTACCCCGATCGACTCGAGTCAGCCGGGATTGACGTTGAGGAGTTCCTGGATTCCGCGACGAAAACCTTGGACATGCCGGACCGGTAG
- a CDS encoding transposase — MTTVRESRRAVFRRIARRSYADWPVYDSTPLYDRTSLAGLESDVRIVSGIWFKHDTHDSVEQFVCSLPLAYFRFEAHDRYANARRYKMDALFRVFVLKELYGWDNETALVEYFNCRPELCEQLDLEVVPDQSTLWRSWHNRFTAELRSTVETAARTILIKAQNAGVAVPREPERHLPSHDKEDEPHPDDQAVLDEAAPITDHVSRVVFPAFSLDRGEGCEIHQNAFWDLQTYLGLRERLAANEGARSFVYESTRDRTPLGHAHREHIRDLSIPQVREMYRQAINWLLNEVAETEQFFRAGIVAIDITEADPFTGDRTGHEDEIIGTKENTDEYAYQWATVQLVGNAVPIVLDARPVRRGESRKEIVEDLLDSTEELVHVDNVLMDREFDSQHVLEMISQRRLSYVVPKRMQTSEKAQAKRLLQHGQDRYETDRKLHLGNNEWHSTTLIYRRKENAEHDDHRQYSVFMTNTVSGFLTEYGCRWEIESGYRSIKRFMAATTSKNFGLRFFYFAFACLLYSIWRAVDLLVQVELTDEYEHLPIVTADNKLTLLKKETGIG, encoded by the coding sequence GTGACTACGGTTCGTGAGTCTCGCCGAGCTGTCTTCCGACGAATCGCACGACGGTCGTACGCTGACTGGCCAGTATACGATTCAACACCACTGTACGACCGAACCTCGCTTGCCGGGTTGGAATCGGACGTTCGCATCGTCTCGGGAATCTGGTTCAAACACGACACTCACGACTCAGTTGAGCAGTTCGTCTGCTCGCTCCCGTTAGCCTACTTCCGGTTCGAGGCCCACGACCGCTACGCGAATGCAAGACGCTACAAGATGGATGCGCTTTTTCGGGTGTTCGTTCTGAAGGAACTCTACGGATGGGATAACGAGACGGCACTCGTTGAGTACTTCAATTGTCGTCCAGAACTCTGTGAACAATTAGACCTGGAGGTAGTACCGGACCAATCGACGCTGTGGCGCAGCTGGCACAACCGATTCACTGCCGAGCTTCGCAGTACAGTCGAGACAGCTGCGCGGACCATCCTCATCAAAGCCCAGAACGCGGGTGTCGCTGTTCCGCGCGAACCAGAACGGCACCTTCCATCTCACGACAAAGAGGACGAACCACACCCAGACGATCAAGCTGTCCTCGACGAAGCGGCACCGATTACGGACCACGTCAGCCGCGTCGTCTTCCCAGCGTTCTCGTTGGATCGTGGTGAGGGCTGTGAAATCCACCAGAACGCCTTCTGGGATTTACAGACGTATCTCGGACTTCGCGAGAGACTGGCTGCGAACGAAGGGGCTCGCAGTTTCGTCTATGAATCGACGCGTGACCGGACACCGCTGGGGCACGCCCATCGCGAGCACATCCGCGACCTCTCGATTCCACAGGTCCGAGAGATGTACCGGCAGGCCATCAATTGGCTCCTGAACGAAGTTGCGGAGACAGAGCAGTTCTTCCGAGCTGGGATCGTTGCCATCGACATTACCGAAGCTGACCCCTTCACCGGTGATCGAACGGGCCACGAGGATGAGATCATCGGCACGAAGGAGAACACCGACGAGTACGCCTACCAGTGGGCCACTGTCCAGTTGGTCGGCAATGCGGTTCCAATTGTGCTGGATGCTCGTCCAGTTCGGAGGGGTGAGTCACGCAAAGAGATCGTCGAAGACTTGCTGGACTCTACCGAGGAACTGGTCCACGTCGATAACGTCCTGATGGACCGGGAGTTCGATAGCCAGCACGTCCTGGAGATGATCAGCCAGCGCAGGCTGTCGTATGTCGTCCCGAAACGGATGCAGACCAGCGAGAAAGCTCAGGCAAAGCGGTTGCTCCAACACGGCCAAGATCGGTACGAGACCGACCGGAAGCTCCACCTCGGAAACAACGAGTGGCACTCAACGACGCTGATCTACCGGCGCAAAGAGAACGCTGAGCACGACGACCACCGGCAGTACTCGGTGTTTATGACCAATACCGTGAGCGGATTTCTCACTGAGTACGGGTGTCGGTGGGAAATCGAGAGCGGCTACAGGTCGATCAAGCGATTCATGGCCGCGACGACGTCGAAGAATTTCGGGCTGCGATTCTTCTACTTCGCGTTCGCCTGCCTGCTGTACTCGATCTGGAGAGCCGTCGATTTGCTCGTGCAGGTCGAGTTGACTGACGAGTACGAGCATTTGCCGATTGTGACAGCGGATAATAAACTTACACTCTTGAAGAAGGAGACGGGAATCGGATAG
- a CDS encoding TAXI family TRAP transporter solute-binding subunit codes for MRRREYLGVCTASVTGVAGLAGCMGGDVGESLSMSTFVEGTGWYVLGSAIADVVPDYLPDGSTVDVVPEGGGVGSVDLHREGVADFGITAPTSARWAQNGEFVFEDDGSYEEIRALVGHLDTYWLPIAVTEDTPIDTFAELREEEYPLELAIATAGSLGAVGVEQTLNAHDITFEDIENWGGRIERMDFGDMVSAIEGGDLEGMGQVATPGHPTWTEITNSVDMKFLPHDETTADYLTERGWLDMPDLPEGEFNASDDIRQVGYRSMLMTTESLDNEIASSITEAVIEEQDSIEAATTAFEVFEPESGASDEWVQIPFHEGAEDFLTEQGHR; via the coding sequence ATGCGCCGAAGAGAGTATCTTGGAGTCTGTACAGCATCAGTAACGGGCGTCGCAGGACTCGCCGGTTGCATGGGTGGAGACGTAGGAGAGTCGCTGAGTATGTCGACGTTCGTTGAGGGGACGGGATGGTATGTCCTCGGTTCGGCAATCGCGGATGTCGTTCCTGATTATCTCCCTGATGGGTCAACTGTTGATGTCGTTCCCGAAGGAGGCGGAGTTGGGAGCGTTGATCTCCATCGCGAAGGAGTCGCAGACTTCGGAATTACTGCACCGACAAGTGCGAGGTGGGCACAAAACGGAGAGTTCGTTTTCGAAGATGACGGCTCGTACGAAGAGATACGAGCACTCGTCGGCCATCTCGACACGTACTGGCTACCGATAGCTGTCACCGAAGATACCCCGATAGACACTTTCGCAGAACTCCGTGAGGAGGAGTATCCACTCGAACTCGCGATCGCGACTGCGGGGAGTTTGGGTGCAGTTGGTGTCGAACAGACGCTTAATGCCCATGACATCACGTTTGAGGATATCGAAAACTGGGGCGGTCGAATAGAGCGAATGGATTTCGGCGATATGGTCTCAGCCATCGAAGGTGGTGATCTAGAAGGAATGGGCCAGGTGGCCACACCAGGACATCCCACGTGGACGGAAATAACCAATAGCGTCGATATGAAGTTCCTGCCCCACGATGAGACAACTGCTGACTATCTCACCGAGCGGGGATGGTTAGATATGCCCGATCTCCCAGAAGGCGAATTCAACGCCTCCGACGATATCCGCCAGGTCGGGTATCGATCGATGCTCATGACTACCGAGAGCCTGGACAACGAGATTGCCAGTTCGATAACCGAGGCCGTCATCGAAGAACAGGATTCGATTGAGGCTGCTACCACTGCCTTCGAAGTCTTCGAACCGGAAAGCGGCGCGAGTGATGAATGGGTTCAGATTCCATTCCATGAAGGTGCGGAAGACTTCCTCACCGAGCAGGGTCACCGCTGA
- a CDS encoding CoxG family protein, producing MEINGEQTIGQEPEQLWETLLDAKTLEETIPGAKTLERNGDHYEGTLERGLAGISLTLSADVEIVDKEEPNWLECEIEAIDNTINSRVNGTAHVDFEATNDGETNLVYKTEFDFSGKLASLGSRIIKRKVNKDLNTFFTNVEEYVESQEAHA from the coding sequence ATGGAGATCAACGGTGAGCAGACTATCGGACAGGAACCGGAACAGTTGTGGGAAACGCTTCTCGATGCCAAAACGCTCGAGGAGACAATCCCCGGTGCAAAGACCTTAGAGCGAAACGGTGACCATTACGAGGGTACCCTGGAGCGGGGACTCGCAGGCATCTCGTTGACGCTCTCCGCGGATGTCGAAATCGTGGACAAGGAGGAACCGAACTGGCTCGAATGCGAGATCGAGGCCATTGACAACACGATTAACAGTCGCGTCAACGGGACGGCACACGTCGACTTCGAGGCGACCAACGACGGTGAGACGAATCTCGTTTACAAGACGGAGTTCGATTTCTCCGGGAAACTCGCTTCGCTCGGATCACGAATCATCAAACGGAAAGTCAACAAGGACCTCAACACCTTCTTTACCAACGTCGAGGAGTACGTCGAGTCGCAGGAAGCCCACGCATAG